A genome region from Macaca nemestrina isolate mMacNem1 chromosome 20, mMacNem.hap1, whole genome shotgun sequence includes the following:
- the LOC105486487 gene encoding serine protease 57 isoform X1, whose amino-acid sequence MGPGSGAWGRLLLTVATALMLPMKPPAGSWGAQIIGGHEVTPHSRPYMASVRFGGQHHCGGFLLRARWVVSAAHCFSHRDLRTGLVVLGAHALRTAEPTQQVFGISAITNHPDFHPVTHVNDICLLRLNGSAVLGPAVGLLRLPGRRARPPTAGTRCRVAGWGFVSDFEDLPPGLMEAEVRVLDLDVCNSSWKGHLSHTMLCTRSGDRHRRGFCSADSGGPLVCRNRAHGLVSFSGLWCGDPKTPDVYTQVSSFVAWIWDVVRRSSPQPGPLRGTTRPPGVVA is encoded by the exons ATGGGGCCTGGGTCGGGGGCCTGGGGACGTCTGCTGCTGACCGTGGCCACTGCCCTGATGCTGCCCATGAAGCCCCCCG CAGGCTCCTGGGGGGCCCAGATCATCGGTGGCCATGAAGTGACCCCCCACTCCAGGCCCTACATGGCTTCCGTGCGCTTCGGGGGCCAGCATCACTGTGGAGGCTTCCTGCTGCGAGCCCGCTGGGTGGTCTCGGCCGCCCACTGCTTCAGCCACAG AGACCTCCGCACCGGCCTGGTGGTGCTGGGCGCCCATGCCCTGCGTACCGCAGAGCCCACCCAGCAGGTGTTTGGTATCAGCGCTATCACCAACCACCCCGACTTCCACCCTGTGACCCACGTCAACGACATCTGCCTGCTGCGG CTGAACGGCTCTGCTGTCCTGGGCCCTGCAGTGGGGCtgctgaggctgccagggagacGGGCCAGGCCCCCCACAGCCGGGACACGGTGCCGGGTGGCTGGCTGGGGCTTCGTGTCTGACTTTGAGGATCTGCCGCCTGGACTGATGGAGGCCGAGGTCCGAGTGCTGGACCTGGACGTCTGCAACAGCTCCTGGAAGGGCCACCTGAGCCATACGATGCTCTGCACCCGCAGTGGGGACAGGCACAGGCGAGGCTTCTGCTCA GCCGACTCCGGGGGGCCCCTGGTGTGCAGGAACCGGGCTCACGGCCTCGTGTCGTTCTCCGGCCTCTGGTGCGGCGACCCGAAGACCCCCGACGTGTACACGCAGGTGTCCTCCTTTGTGGCCTGGATCTGGGACGTGGTTCGGCGGAGCAGCCCCCAGCCCGGACCCCTGCGTGGGACCACCAGGCCCCCAGGAGTCGTCGCCTGA
- the LOC105486528 gene encoding follistatin-related protein 3, which yields MRPGAPGPLWPLPWGALAWAVGFVGSMGSGDPAPGGVCWLQQGQEATCSLVLRTDVTRAECCASGSIDTAWSNLTHPGNKINLLGFLGLVHCLPCKDSCDGVECGPGKACRMLGGRPRCECAPDCSGLPARLQVCGSDGATYRDECELRAARCRGHPDLRVMYRGRCRKSCERVVCPRPQSCVVDQTGSAHCVVCRAAPCPVPSSPGQELCGNNNVTYISSCHLRQATCFLGRSIGVRHAGSCAGTPEEPPDGESEEEEENFV from the exons ATGCGTCCCGGGGCGCCAGGGCCACTCTGGCCTCTGCCCTGGGGGGCCCTGGCTTGGGCCGTGGGCTTCGTGGGCTCCATGGGCTCGGGGGATCCCGCGCCCG GTGGTGTTTGTTGGCTCCAGCAGGGCCAGGAGGCCACCTGCAGCCTGGTGCTCCGGACTGACGTCACCCGGGCCGAGTGCTGTGCCTCCGGCAGCATTGACACCGCCTGGTCCAACCTCACTCACCCGGGGAACAAGATCAACCTCCTTGGCTTCTTGGGCCTTGTCCACTGCCTTCCCTGCAAAG ATTCGTGCGACGGCGTGGAGTGCGGCCCGGGCAAGGCGTGCCGCATGCTGGGGGGCCGCCCGCGCTGCGAGTGCGCGCCCGACTGCTCTGGGCTCCCGGCGCGGCTGCAGGTCTGCGGCTCAGACGGCGCCACCTACCGCGACGAGTGCGAGCTGCGAGCCGCGCGCTGCCGCGGCCACCCGGACCTGCGCGTCATGTACCGGGGCCGCTGCCGCA AGTCCTGTGAGCGCGTGGTGTGCCCGCGGCCACAGTCGTGCGTCGTGGACCAGACTGGCAGCGCCCACTGCGTGGTGTGTCGGGCGGCGCCCTGCCCTGTGCCCTCCAGCCCCGGCCAGGAGCTTTGCGGCAACAACAACGTCACCTACATCTCCTCGTGCCACCTGCGCCAGGCCACCTGCTTCCTGGGCCGCTCCATCGGTGTGCGCCACGCGGGCAGCTGCGCAG GCACCCCTGAGGAGCCGCCAGATGGTGAGtcggaggaagaggaagagaactTCGTGTGA
- the LOC105486487 gene encoding serine protease 57 isoform X2 — MGPGSGAWGRLLLTVATALMLPMKPPGSWGAQIIGGHEVTPHSRPYMASVRFGGQHHCGGFLLRARWVVSAAHCFSHRDLRTGLVVLGAHALRTAEPTQQVFGISAITNHPDFHPVTHVNDICLLRLNGSAVLGPAVGLLRLPGRRARPPTAGTRCRVAGWGFVSDFEDLPPGLMEAEVRVLDLDVCNSSWKGHLSHTMLCTRSGDRHRRGFCSADSGGPLVCRNRAHGLVSFSGLWCGDPKTPDVYTQVSSFVAWIWDVVRRSSPQPGPLRGTTRPPGVVA; from the exons ATGGGGCCTGGGTCGGGGGCCTGGGGACGTCTGCTGCTGACCGTGGCCACTGCCCTGATGCTGCCCATGAAGCCCCCCG GCTCCTGGGGGGCCCAGATCATCGGTGGCCATGAAGTGACCCCCCACTCCAGGCCCTACATGGCTTCCGTGCGCTTCGGGGGCCAGCATCACTGTGGAGGCTTCCTGCTGCGAGCCCGCTGGGTGGTCTCGGCCGCCCACTGCTTCAGCCACAG AGACCTCCGCACCGGCCTGGTGGTGCTGGGCGCCCATGCCCTGCGTACCGCAGAGCCCACCCAGCAGGTGTTTGGTATCAGCGCTATCACCAACCACCCCGACTTCCACCCTGTGACCCACGTCAACGACATCTGCCTGCTGCGG CTGAACGGCTCTGCTGTCCTGGGCCCTGCAGTGGGGCtgctgaggctgccagggagacGGGCCAGGCCCCCCACAGCCGGGACACGGTGCCGGGTGGCTGGCTGGGGCTTCGTGTCTGACTTTGAGGATCTGCCGCCTGGACTGATGGAGGCCGAGGTCCGAGTGCTGGACCTGGACGTCTGCAACAGCTCCTGGAAGGGCCACCTGAGCCATACGATGCTCTGCACCCGCAGTGGGGACAGGCACAGGCGAGGCTTCTGCTCA GCCGACTCCGGGGGGCCCCTGGTGTGCAGGAACCGGGCTCACGGCCTCGTGTCGTTCTCCGGCCTCTGGTGCGGCGACCCGAAGACCCCCGACGTGTACACGCAGGTGTCCTCCTTTGTGGCCTGGATCTGGGACGTGGTTCGGCGGAGCAGCCCCCAGCCCGGACCCCTGCGTGGGACCACCAGGCCCCCAGGAGTCGTCGCCTGA